The Danio aesculapii chromosome 8, fDanAes4.1, whole genome shotgun sequence genome window below encodes:
- the nim1ka gene encoding serine/threonine-protein kinase NIM1, whose product MTAVYPAVGVSVGVSSVGPQRYARWSRQDSSDICTDDEGTQARRLTPLEKLNLDMCQDEKMVRELTVGRRIGFYKIRGEIGCGNFSHVKLGIHALTKDKVAIKILDKTKLDQKTQRLLSREISSMEKLHHPNIIRLYEVVETLTRLHLVMEYAGGGELYTKISTEGKLSDIDSKIVFSQVLSAVKHMHDNNIIHRDLKTENVFYTCSTCVKVGDFGFSTVSRRDETLNTFCGSPPYAAPELFRDEHYIGVCVDVWALGVMLFFMVTGTMPFRAETVAKLKRCILDGTYTVPTWVPEPCQKLIRGILQPQPSDRCSVEQMMACEWLQPVEFPKAMEPFKLDPHHLVESGPGELEEHEIEVRNALEMFGITAEHIRNNQGKDCRSSITGVYRILLHRAHKRQAVESMPVVTHVVSGTDAKKERLKTYRSLRHTSKLCIIL is encoded by the exons ATGACGGCCGTGTATCCGGCTGTGGGGGTCTCTGTCGGGGTCTCATCCGTGGGCCCGCAGCGTTACGCCCGCTGGAGCCGTCAGGACAGCTCTGACATCTGCACGGATGATGAGGGGACTCAGGCGCGCCGCCTCACGCCGCTGGAGAAGCTCAATCTGGACATGTGTCAAGATGAGAAGATGGTCCGAGAGCTCACCGTGGGCCGACGCATCGGCTTCTACAAAATACGCGGCGAGATCGGCTGTGGAAACTTCTCTCATGTCAAGCTGGGCATCCACGCACTGACCAAag ACAAAGTTGCCATCAAGATCTTGGACAAGACGAAACTGGACCAGAAGACACAGAGGCTGCTGTCCCGCGAGATATCCAGCATGGAGAAGCTGCACCATCCAAACATCATCCGCCTCTATGAGGTGGTGGAGACTCTGACCCGTCTACATCTGGTGATGGAGTACGCCGGCGGAGGAGAGCTGTACACCAAGATCAGCACTGAGGGCAAGCTCTCCGACATCGACAGCAAGATTGTCTTCTCTCAGGTTCTCTCAGCCGTGAAGCATATG CATGACAATAACATCATTCACAGAGACCTGAAAACGGAGAACGTTTTCTACACCTGCAGCACTTGTGTTAAAGTGGGCGACTTTGGCTTCAGCACTGTCAGCCGTCGTGACGAGACCCTCAACACGTTCTGTGGTTCTCCACCATACGCCGCCCCGGAGCTCTTTAGAGACGAGCACTACATCGGCGTCTGTGTTGACGTCTGGGCTCTGGGGGTCATGCTCTTCTTTATGGTCACCGGCACCATGCCCTTCCGCGCCGAAACCGTGGCCAAACTCAAGCGCTGCATTCTGGACGGGACGTACACAGTGCCTACTTGGGTGCCCGAACCGTGTCAGAAATTGATCCGGGGCATCTTACAACCCCAGCCGTCCGATCGCTGCAGCGTGGAGCAGATGATGGCCTGCGAGTGGCTTCAACCGGTGGAGTTTCCCAAAGCCATGGAGCCCTTCAAACTGGACCCACACCATCTGGTTGAGTCCGGGCCAGGGGAACTGGAAGAGCACGAAATAGAGGTGAGGAATGCGCTAGAAATGTTTGGAATCACCGCAGAGCACATTCGCAACAACCAGGGCAAAGACTGCAGGAGCTCCATCACTGGAGTCTACCGAATCCTCTTACATCGCGCACATAAACGACAGGCGGTGGAAAGCATGCCAGTAGTTACTCATGTAGTAAGCGGGACGGACGCTAAGAAGGAGCGTCTGAAGACTTACAGGAGCCTTAGACATACATCTAAACTCTGCATCATTCTGTGA
- the creb3l3l gene encoding cAMP responsive element binding protein 3-like 3 like, whose product MSVSEEMENADLLGLIFPDGEPGSGDLFLKEGNNFLDEFFSEQDMLSGMDTEDFLSSLLGEEDDGLMVNCMSQSPHGSDSGISEDTTPPHCQSPHDGSETDTVPSPDQEPLLYSECVTESYEAQVVQTDHCYTLPQDTNTLLSVRSENPESDVFIDVDDLDASMEDDDFSPELPCSLTIEDSMQSSKLDSQFQFKEIVLTDEEKRLLAKEGATIPSHMPLTKAEERTLKRVRRKIRNKQSAQESRKKKKVYVDGLENRVAVCTAHNQELQKKVEMLHKQNMSLIEQLRKLQAMVKMSTMKTTTTSTCIMVFLLSFCLIIFPSVNPFGSSDQKDLYASSTGMSRALRSYPAIKKDNIISTSAKEVVEQDVLLVATVENNQALLSAGQNHTPDYQRLEQSDSESGVNSNSSSDFPAPAQSDLKVDATLSESHRNSGAPPVIYDGQSKSKESWIEQKPTSVIIQQHRSDEM is encoded by the exons ATGTCGGTAAGCGAGGAGATGGAAAACGCAGACCTGCTCGGTCTGATCTTCCCGGACGGTGAACCGGGATCCGGCGATCTGTTCCTTAAAGAGGGGAATAACTTCCTGGATGAATTTTTTTCAGAGCAAGAT ATGCTGAGTGGAATGGACACAGAGGACTTTCTCAGCAGTCTCCTGGGTGAGGAGGATGACGGTCTGATGGTCAACTGCATGTCTCAGTCTCCCCATGGCAGTGACAGCGGGATCTCAGAGGACACCACTCCACCACACTGCCAGAGTCCTCATGATGGCAGCGAGACAGACACCGTGCCCAGTCCAGACCAGGAGCCGCTGCTGTACTCAGAGTGTGTGACGGAGAGCTACGAGGCCCAGGTGGTGCAGACTGACCACTGCTACACCCTACCACAGGACACCAATACCCTGCTGAGTGTCCGCTCTGAAAATCCTGAGTCAGATGTCTTCATCGATGTTG ATGATTTGGATGCTAGTATGGAAGATGATGACTTCTCTCCTGAGCTGCCATGTTCACTTACCATTGAGGACTCCATGCAGAGCAGCAAACTGGACAGCCAG TTCCAGTTCAAAGAGATTGTTTTGACTGATGAGGAAAAGAGACTTCTGGCGAAAGAAGGTGCAACTATTCCATCTCACATGCCTCTTACAAAG gCAGAGGAACGGACCCTGAAGAGAGTGAGGAGAAAGATCCGGAACAAACAATCTGCTCAAGAGAGTCGCAAGAAGAAGAAAGTTTATGTTGACGGCCTAGAGAACAG GGTTGCTGTCTGCACTGCTCACAACCAGGAATTACAAAAGAAAGTTGAGATGTTGCACAAACAGAACAT GTCCCTGATTGAACAGCTAAGAAAACTGCAGGCTATGGTAAAAATGTCCACAATGAAAACCACCACGACTAGCACTTGTATTATG GTGTTTCTGCTTTCTTTCTGCCTCATCATTTTCCCTTCAGTCAATCCGTTTGGCAGCAGCGATCAGAAAGACCTGTACGCGTCATCCACAG GAATGTCCCGAGCCTTGCGATCTTACCCAGCTATTAAAAAGGACAACATCATATCGACCTCCGCAAAAGAAGTAGTGGAACAGGACGTCCTGCTGGTGGCCACAGTAGAGAATAACCAGGCACTTCTGTCGGCTGGTCAGAACCACACACCAGATTACCAGCGGCTGGAGCAGTCCGACTCTGAGTCTGGTGTCAACAGCAACTCCTCCTCCGACTTCCCCGCTCCGGCACAGTCAGATCTCAAAGTGGACGCCACTCTGTCCGAATCCCACAGGAACTCTGGTGCACCACCGGTCATCTACGATGGCCAGAGCAAATCCAAAGAGAGCTGGATAGAGCAGAAACCCACCTCAGTCATAATACAACAACACCGATCTGATGAAATGTAG